In the genome of Ignavibacteriales bacterium, one region contains:
- a CDS encoding T9SS type A sorting domain-containing protein — MKALLNIIATTLIFIGCTDKIFPQLTYGWKDFNPYELYEGSHIQFINDSIGWIMPHSNHYQLFENNALFKTIDGGKTWDCIHQLEAGVFEFPRQRPFIFTDADTGYYFYRIRNTFGWKIWKTTDGGSNWNNVYSFSGGIFKNSFFINGKVGWISDYSKLYKTTDGGTNWFKISNLQSWFESWPFFFDENKGFFLRAQVGASELYKTTDGQTWNFVADWSGLVESVSFIDELNGYITINHISLGRVLMKTTDGGVSWSNLSTLSVINPVNLVEARDSIVAAAAFDYSLNITSFYVSTNSGSSWNVMTIPGHGLYGGSAMINIINPNKIFLTLDNYVFKITDLGNSWEKVAIGPTHNLESIINVLGGKPFAVGWKENPQTMQIESAVIGYHPLWRVKSIYENKKLKCISAKNNTEIFIGGYDYSNGGKSLIYKCDNQGNNLEEKYSSIGSIINDISFVDANNGIAVGGQGTIVRTTDGGNSWAEHSSIINEELNTIKFGTQLGFIGGANGLLLRSTDSGNNWVQIPLNINKEIKSILFYSLTTIWLVGKDGLIMRSEDAGISWSQVNASSEYDFNSIVMMSPIHIGIYGRKKIDNSPLIMETHDGGNSWVFIGTPVQLESINFVYPNGSNAWAAGDKGTILYSSHWFTPVEMSSFIAVYSNGSVQLNWSTASELNNQGFEIERSTNKTDWIKIGFKEGQGTTTEQQNYSYTDDVNGINISKLYYRLKQMDYDGSYEFTDIVEVTVAPLKFSLSQNYPNPFNPSTNISWQSPVGSHQTLKVYDVLGREVATLVNEYRDAGSYEVEFDASQLASGVYYYQLRTEKFSETKKMMVVK; from the coding sequence ATGAAAGCATTGCTGAACATAATTGCTACAACCTTAATTTTTATTGGTTGCACTGACAAAATTTTTCCTCAATTAACATATGGGTGGAAAGACTTTAATCCTTATGAGTTATATGAAGGATCGCATATTCAATTTATAAATGATAGTATTGGCTGGATAATGCCGCACTCTAATCACTATCAACTTTTTGAAAATAATGCTTTGTTTAAAACAATTGATGGAGGAAAGACATGGGATTGTATCCACCAGCTTGAAGCAGGAGTATTTGAGTTCCCACGGCAAAGACCATTTATTTTTACTGATGCAGATACCGGTTATTATTTTTATAGAATACGCAATACTTTTGGATGGAAAATATGGAAGACTACAGATGGAGGATCAAACTGGAATAATGTTTATTCTTTCAGCGGAGGTATTTTCAAAAACTCTTTTTTTATTAATGGCAAAGTTGGATGGATTAGTGATTATAGCAAATTATATAAAACCACAGATGGCGGAACAAACTGGTTTAAAATTTCAAATTTACAGAGTTGGTTTGAAAGCTGGCCATTCTTTTTTGATGAAAACAAGGGCTTTTTCTTAAGAGCGCAGGTTGGAGCATCGGAACTATATAAAACGACAGATGGACAAACATGGAATTTTGTAGCTGACTGGAGTGGGTTGGTAGAATCTGTTAGTTTTATTGATGAGTTGAATGGTTATATAACTATCAATCATATTTCATTGGGCAGAGTTTTAATGAAAACAACTGATGGTGGAGTATCCTGGTCAAATTTATCAACTCTCTCTGTAATCAACCCAGTCAATTTAGTGGAAGCTAGGGACTCCATTGTAGCTGCAGCAGCTTTTGATTATAGTTTGAATATTACTTCGTTTTACGTTTCAACAAATTCTGGTTCCAGTTGGAATGTGATGACAATTCCTGGTCACGGGTTATACGGCGGGTCAGCAATGATAAACATTATTAATCCTAACAAAATATTCCTCACACTGGATAATTATGTTTTTAAAATAACTGATTTGGGAAACAGTTGGGAAAAAGTCGCGATTGGTCCAACTCATAATCTTGAAAGTATTATTAATGTGCTTGGAGGTAAGCCATTTGCGGTTGGATGGAAAGAAAATCCGCAAACAATGCAAATTGAAAGTGCTGTTATAGGTTATCATCCGCTGTGGAGAGTAAAATCAATTTATGAGAATAAAAAACTCAAATGTATATCAGCAAAAAACAACACAGAGATTTTTATTGGGGGATATGATTATTCGAACGGGGGCAAATCACTAATTTATAAGTGTGATAACCAGGGGAACAACCTCGAGGAAAAATACAGTTCAATTGGCAGTATAATTAATGACATTTCCTTTGTAGATGCTAACAATGGAATAGCTGTCGGTGGACAGGGAACTATAGTAAGAACCACCGATGGAGGAAACTCTTGGGCTGAACATTCTTCAATTATTAATGAAGAGCTTAACACAATTAAGTTTGGTACACAGCTTGGTTTCATAGGAGGGGCAAATGGACTTTTATTACGAAGCACAGACTCCGGAAATAACTGGGTACAAATTCCGCTTAATATCAATAAGGAAATAAAATCTATATTATTTTATTCGTTAACCACAATTTGGCTGGTCGGTAAAGACGGATTAATAATGAGATCTGAAGATGCAGGTATCTCCTGGTCTCAGGTAAATGCTTCGAGTGAATATGATTTTAACTCTATAGTTATGATGAGTCCGATTCACATTGGAATTTACGGTCGAAAAAAGATTGACAATAGTCCATTGATAATGGAAACTCATGACGGTGGCAACTCCTGGGTATTTATTGGAACTCCCGTTCAATTAGAATCCATAAATTTTGTATATCCAAATGGTTCTAATGCCTGGGCAGCTGGAGACAAAGGAACTATTTTATATTCAAGTCATTGGTTTACCCCGGTTGAAATGAGTTCATTCATTGCTGTTTATTCAAATGGTAGCGTTCAGCTTAACTGGTCAACCGCCTCAGAGTTAAATAACCAAGGTTTTGAAATTGAGCGCAGTACAAATAAAACTGATTGGATAAAAATTGGATTCAAAGAAGGCCAGGGGACAACAACAGAACAGCAAAATTATTCTTACACTGATGATGTTAATGGAATAAATATTTCAAAGCTTTATTACAGATTAAAGCAAATGGACTATGATGGAAGTTATGAATTCACAGATATAGTTGAAGTAACTGTAGCACCGTTAAAATTTTCTCTTTCCCAAAACTATCCAAACCCATTCAACCCGAGCACTAATATAAGTTGGCAGTCACCAGTAGGCAGTCATCAAACTTTAAAAGTTTATGATGTGCTGGGAAGAGAAGTTGCAACACTTGTAAATGAATACAGAGATGCTGGTAGTTATGAAGTTGAGTTTGATGCATCTCAGTTGGCAAGCGGGGTATATTATTATCAATTGCGAACTGAAAAATTTTCTGAGACAAAAAAAATGATGGTGGTGAAATAA
- a CDS encoding T9SS type A sorting domain-containing protein — translation MDVDRKTGIIYISTYDTYWEYAQLRTLDPLTGHSNLIHSWGPHVVEAFTIAEKCQPIPLVENAFDPIPVSGTFNVPTSLEFLEWQNGSNATSINLSFGEIWDINSVYNGPNVPAFQPQEIFANKIYCWKIASENNQLPRKNYSSTWIFGTFIDPVIVNVFEDSFENGTTNWTLVNDLGHGIWTNYVDQYPNNYLLPTTSEGGVLAADADVCGTGGTQVHTTATLNQIFDFSLFTYVWLEFDNDIAIYNSLDKSTIEVSTNAGNSWTAVWSKTGINLRNTNEIIDLSVLCGGKNNIKVRFKSNQPSWGFWWVIDNIKIKGIKCEECTPFRPTNLWSSGAGIGRIRLTWKDNSNNELGFNIERKLGDSLSTNEFIIIDSVDSNSVSYIDTTTSTDDYYTYRVASYNTYGSAGYSNWRSIRGVIPVEFIIFSGSQSLSKIDLIWSTASELNNQGFEIERSTNKTDWIKKGFISGQGTTTEQQNYSFTDDINGINVPKLYYRLKQIDFDGSYEYSEIVEVTVSPMKFSLSQNYPNPFNPSTKISWQSPVGSHQTLKVYDVLGREVATLVNEYRDAGSYEVEFDASKLASGVYYYQLKVGDQPDGKAGFVETKKMMVIK, via the coding sequence ATGGATGTAGATAGGAAAACAGGTATAATTTATATTAGCACCTATGATACCTATTGGGAGTATGCTCAATTAAGAACCCTTGATCCCTTGACAGGTCACTCTAATTTAATTCATAGTTGGGGACCACACGTAGTTGAAGCGTTTACTATTGCTGAAAAATGTCAACCAATTCCTCTAGTTGAAAACGCTTTTGACCCTATACCGGTCTCCGGTACATTCAATGTTCCAACATCACTAGAATTTCTTGAATGGCAAAATGGATCAAACGCTACAAGTATAAATCTTTCATTCGGTGAGATATGGGATATTAATTCAGTTTATAATGGTCCTAACGTACCGGCATTTCAGCCGCAGGAAATATTTGCCAATAAAATTTATTGCTGGAAGATAGCATCTGAAAATAACCAATTACCTCGAAAAAATTATTCCTCCACCTGGATATTCGGGACTTTTATTGATCCTGTAATCGTTAATGTTTTTGAAGATTCATTCGAAAATGGCACAACAAATTGGACATTGGTGAATGATTTAGGTCACGGTATTTGGACAAATTATGTGGATCAGTACCCAAATAATTATTTGTTACCAACAACTTCTGAGGGTGGAGTATTAGCAGCAGATGCTGATGTGTGTGGTACAGGTGGTACTCAAGTACACACTACGGCAACATTAAATCAAATTTTTGATTTTTCGTTATTTACCTATGTGTGGCTTGAATTTGACAATGATATTGCAATTTACAACTCACTAGATAAATCAACGATTGAAGTAAGTACAAATGCGGGAAATTCCTGGACTGCAGTATGGAGTAAAACAGGAATAAACCTCAGAAATACAAATGAAATAATTGACTTAAGTGTTTTATGTGGTGGTAAAAATAATATCAAAGTTAGATTTAAATCTAATCAACCAAGCTGGGGATTTTGGTGGGTTATAGATAATATAAAAATAAAAGGAATCAAATGTGAAGAATGCACACCTTTTAGGCCCACAAATTTATGGAGCTCAGGCGCTGGAATTGGTAGAATTAGATTAACGTGGAAGGATAATTCAAATAATGAATTAGGTTTTAATATCGAAAGAAAACTTGGCGATTCATTAAGCACCAATGAATTTATAATAATTGATTCCGTTGACTCAAATTCAGTTTCCTATATTGATACTACTACTTCGACAGATGATTATTATACATATCGTGTTGCATCTTACAATACTTATGGATCTGCCGGGTATTCAAATTGGCGCTCAATAAGAGGTGTGATTCCTGTAGAGTTTATCATTTTTTCGGGTAGTCAATCTCTTAGTAAAATAGATTTGATCTGGTCAACCGCATCCGAATTAAATAATCAGGGCTTTGAAATAGAACGCAGCACAAATAAAACTGATTGGATAAAGAAAGGATTCATATCAGGTCAGGGCACAACCACAGAACAACAAAACTATTCCTTCACAGATGATATTAACGGAATAAATGTTCCAAAACTTTATTACCGCTTAAAACAAATAGACTTTGATGGAAGTTATGAATACTCAGAGATTGTAGAAGTAACTGTATCACCAATGAAATTTTCTCTCTCCCAAAACTACCCCAACCCATTTAATCCAAGCACGAAGATAAGCTGGCAGTCACCAGTCGGCAGTCATCAAACATTAAAAGTTTATGATGTACTTGGAAGAGAAGTTGCAACGCTTGTTAATGAGTACAGAGATGCAGGCAGTTATGAAGTTGAGTTTGATGCATCTAAGTTGGCAAGCGGGGTATATTATTATCAGTTGAAGGTTGGGGACCAGCCTGACGGCAAGGCAGGGTTTGTTGAAACGAAAAAAATGATGGTGATAAAATAA
- a CDS encoding T9SS type A sorting domain-containing protein: protein MKPILRVILFLLCISQVQAQWLWVNPKPQGNFLLDMHLFNADSFLIVGYSGTVMKTSNKGNEWSIKHFTSYTNRMGPVAFADKDLGYALGTYGDFYKTTDGGTNWSILNSFNQWKNAILFSSYNIGYIFGDDGSILITSNRGINWNPQNSNTNQSLNSASFINDLIGIAVGENGTIIKTTNGGINWSQKISNTTFELNSVNLVGEQVGIVVGENGVILKTIDGGDSWFFLNCGFSDYLTSVTCLDENNFITISHLGKIIKTTDGGNNWSAITYDENIYLKTIKSINNNVYVVGNFGLILISTDAGATWNEKSNHITISSLRGMSKVNHNLFWIVGDKGVVLHSPDSGENWIAQNSGDSNDLYSVDFIDPNNGWAVGLNGTILHTTNGGSNWQTQQAPVSMDLWKVDFYNSDFGIAIGDYGTIIKTTNGGLTWLNRTTGSTAFYDVFIINSNLIWISNTSRNLYRSTNQGDVWTQVATLPTSVSSIFFIDSLKGYSGASPGIYKTTNGGVNWSYTGAADYIYDINFINNNMGWACGRNGSIFKTINGGNSWIPFYSILNEKVTNNNLYGILFINESKGFACGSGGVIIKTLNAAPTPVELTSFTTFYSNNCVKLIWATTSEINIQGFEIERSTNKTDWLRIGFIEGRGTATEQQNYSFTDDINGINVPKLFYRLKQVDFDGSYKYSDIVEVIIAPIKFSLFQNYPNPFNPSTKISWQSPVGSHQTLKVYDVLGREVATLINEYKNAGSYEVEFDASQLASGVYYYQLKVGDLTDGKAGFVETRKMVLIK, encoded by the coding sequence ATGAAACCGATTCTACGGGTTATACTTTTTTTACTTTGCATATCACAAGTACAAGCTCAATGGCTATGGGTTAATCCAAAACCCCAGGGAAACTTTCTTTTGGATATGCACCTTTTTAATGCGGACTCATTTTTAATTGTTGGTTATTCCGGTACAGTCATGAAAACTTCTAATAAAGGTAATGAATGGAGTATTAAGCATTTCACCAGTTATACTAATCGAATGGGTCCAGTCGCGTTTGCTGATAAGGATCTTGGATATGCCCTGGGTACATATGGAGATTTTTATAAAACAACAGATGGCGGGACAAATTGGAGTATTCTTAATTCTTTTAACCAATGGAAAAATGCAATATTATTTTCTAGTTACAATATTGGATATATTTTTGGCGATGATGGTAGTATTCTTATAACATCAAATCGAGGAATAAATTGGAATCCCCAAAACAGCAATACGAATCAGTCACTTAATTCAGCTTCTTTTATTAATGATCTAATTGGGATTGCTGTTGGTGAAAACGGTACTATTATTAAAACCACTAACGGCGGAATTAATTGGAGTCAAAAGATTAGCAATACAACTTTTGAGCTTAACTCAGTTAATTTAGTTGGTGAACAAGTGGGAATTGTTGTTGGCGAAAATGGTGTAATACTCAAAACAATCGATGGTGGGGATTCGTGGTTTTTTTTAAACTGTGGTTTTTCTGATTATTTAACATCAGTGACCTGCCTAGACGAAAATAATTTTATAACAATTAGCCATTTGGGAAAGATTATTAAAACAACGGATGGCGGAAATAATTGGTCAGCAATTACCTATGATGAAAATATTTATTTAAAAACAATTAAATCGATTAATAACAATGTTTACGTGGTTGGGAATTTTGGTCTTATCTTAATCTCTACGGATGCGGGAGCAACTTGGAATGAAAAAAGTAACCATATTACAATATCAAGTTTAAGAGGCATGTCAAAAGTAAATCATAATTTGTTTTGGATTGTAGGCGATAAAGGTGTTGTGCTTCATTCACCCGATTCTGGTGAAAATTGGATAGCTCAAAATAGCGGAGATAGCAATGATCTTTATTCGGTTGATTTTATAGATCCAAATAATGGTTGGGCAGTCGGATTAAATGGAACAATTTTACATACAACGAATGGTGGAAGTAATTGGCAGACACAACAAGCCCCGGTAAGCATGGATCTTTGGAAAGTTGATTTTTATAATTCTGATTTTGGTATTGCTATTGGCGACTATGGAACAATTATTAAAACAACCAATGGCGGGCTTACTTGGCTTAATCGAACTACTGGTTCCACTGCATTTTATGATGTTTTTATAATAAATTCTAATTTAATCTGGATATCCAATACTTCCAGAAACCTTTATAGATCAACTAATCAAGGAGATGTATGGACTCAAGTCGCGACGCTTCCAACTTCTGTCTCTTCAATTTTTTTTATCGATTCTTTGAAAGGATATTCTGGTGCATCACCTGGAATTTATAAAACAACGAATGGAGGCGTTAACTGGTCATATACGGGTGCTGCAGACTATATTTATGATATAAATTTTATTAATAACAATATGGGCTGGGCATGTGGAAGAAACGGTTCAATCTTTAAAACAATAAATGGGGGGAATAGTTGGATCCCGTTTTATTCAATACTTAATGAAAAAGTTACAAATAATAATTTATACGGAATCTTATTTATTAACGAGTCAAAGGGATTTGCTTGTGGTTCAGGTGGAGTCATTATTAAAACACTAAATGCTGCCCCAACTCCAGTAGAACTAACTTCATTTACTACTTTTTATTCAAACAATTGTGTTAAGCTAATCTGGGCTACAACTTCAGAGATAAATATTCAAGGCTTTGAAATAGAACGCAGCACAAATAAAACTGATTGGTTAAGGATAGGATTCATAGAAGGCAGAGGCACAGCAACAGAGCAACAAAACTATTCCTTCACAGATGATATTAACGGAATAAATGTTCCAAAACTGTTCTACCGATTAAAACAAGTAGACTTTGATGGAAGTTATAAGTACTCGGATATAGTTGAAGTAATTATAGCACCGATAAAATTCTCTCTCTTCCAAAACTACCCAAACCCATTCAACCCAAGCACAAAAATAAGTTGGCAGTCACCAGTCGGCAGTCATCAAACATTAAAAGTTTATGATGTACTTGGAAGAGAAGTTGCAACACTTATCAATGAGTATAAAAATGCTGGTAGTTATGAAGTTGAGTTTGATGCATCGCAACTAGCAAGTGGGGTATATTATTATCAGCTAAAGGTTGGGGACCTGACTGACGGCAAGGCAGGGTTTGTTGAAACAAGAAAGATGGTTTTAATAAAATAA